A genomic stretch from Falco cherrug isolate bFalChe1 chromosome 1, bFalChe1.pri, whole genome shotgun sequence includes:
- the BUD23 gene encoding probable 18S rRNA (guanine-N(7))-methyltransferase isoform X1 — protein sequence MAGSGRRPEHRGPPELFYDEAEARKYTQNSRVAEIQSQMSERAVELLGLPEDRPCLLLDVGCGSGLSGDYISDEGHYWIGMDISPAMLDVAMEREVEGDLLLADMGHGIPFRPGMFDGCISISAVQWLCNADKKSHSPPKRLYRFFSTLYTALARGSRAVLQLYPENSEQLELITTQAMRAGFTGGMVVDYPNSAKAKKFFLCLFVGASGTLPKGLGTECADGEEIHQAKFTNERTRFRNTKGKSVKKSRDWILEKKERRRRQGKEVRADTKYTGRKRRPRF from the exons ATGGCGGGCAGCGGGCGCCGGCCCGAGCACCGGGGCCCGCCCGAGCTG TTCTACGATGAGGCCGAGGCGCGGAAGTACACGCAGAA CTCCCGGGTGGCAGAGATCCAGTCGCAGATGTCGGAGCgggctgtggagctgctgggacTGCCTGAGGACCGGCCGTGCCTCCTCCTGGATGTGGG CTGTGGCTCTGGGCTGAGCGGGGATTACATCTCTGACGAGGGTCACTACTGGATTGGCATGGACATCAGCCCTGCCATGCTGG ATGTGGCCATGGAAAGGGAGGTGGAAGGAGACCTTCTCCTTGCAGATATGGGTCATGGCATTCCCTTCAGGCCTGGCATGTTTGATGGCTGTATCAG tatTTCCGCAGTGCAATGGCTTTGTAATGCTGATAAGAAATCGCACAGCCCTCCGAAACGCCTGTATCGATTCTTCTCTACTCTTTATACTGCCTTG GCCCGAGGATCCCGAGCTGTCCTGCAGCTGTACCCTGAGAACTCGGAACAG ctggagctcatcacaacccaagCCATGAGAGCTGGCTTTACTGGGGGAATGGTGGTAGATTACCCCAACAGTGCCAAAGCCAAGAA GTTCTTCCTTTGTCTCTTTGTTGGGGCATCTGGCACGTTACCGAAG GGCCTTGGTACTGAGTGTGCTGATGGAGAAGAGATACACCAGGCAAAGTTCACCAATGAGAG GACACGGTTCAGAAACACCAAGGGCAAGTCTGTGAAGAAAAGCCGGGACTGGATCCTTGAAAAGAAGGAGCGTAGACGACGACAGGGCAA GGAAGTGCGAGCAGACACAAAATACACGGGTCGAAAGCGCCGCCCTCGCTTCTGA
- the BUD23 gene encoding probable 18S rRNA (guanine-N(7))-methyltransferase isoform X2 → MSERAVELLGLPEDRPCLLLDVGCGSGLSGDYISDEGHYWIGMDISPAMLDVAMEREVEGDLLLADMGHGIPFRPGMFDGCISISAVQWLCNADKKSHSPPKRLYRFFSTLYTALARGSRAVLQLYPENSEQLELITTQAMRAGFTGGMVVDYPNSAKAKKFFLCLFVGASGTLPKGLGTECADGEEIHQAKFTNERTRFRNTKGKSVKKSRDWILEKKERRRRQGKEVRADTKYTGRKRRPRF, encoded by the exons ATGTCGGAGCgggctgtggagctgctgggacTGCCTGAGGACCGGCCGTGCCTCCTCCTGGATGTGGG CTGTGGCTCTGGGCTGAGCGGGGATTACATCTCTGACGAGGGTCACTACTGGATTGGCATGGACATCAGCCCTGCCATGCTGG ATGTGGCCATGGAAAGGGAGGTGGAAGGAGACCTTCTCCTTGCAGATATGGGTCATGGCATTCCCTTCAGGCCTGGCATGTTTGATGGCTGTATCAG tatTTCCGCAGTGCAATGGCTTTGTAATGCTGATAAGAAATCGCACAGCCCTCCGAAACGCCTGTATCGATTCTTCTCTACTCTTTATACTGCCTTG GCCCGAGGATCCCGAGCTGTCCTGCAGCTGTACCCTGAGAACTCGGAACAG ctggagctcatcacaacccaagCCATGAGAGCTGGCTTTACTGGGGGAATGGTGGTAGATTACCCCAACAGTGCCAAAGCCAAGAA GTTCTTCCTTTGTCTCTTTGTTGGGGCATCTGGCACGTTACCGAAG GGCCTTGGTACTGAGTGTGCTGATGGAGAAGAGATACACCAGGCAAAGTTCACCAATGAGAG GACACGGTTCAGAAACACCAAGGGCAAGTCTGTGAAGAAAAGCCGGGACTGGATCCTTGAAAAGAAGGAGCGTAGACGACGACAGGGCAA GGAAGTGCGAGCAGACACAAAATACACGGGTCGAAAGCGCCGCCCTCGCTTCTGA
- the DNAJC30 gene encoding dnaJ homolog subfamily C member 30, mitochondrial, producing MEPAALGRLRRLLPAASRAPRLGRALAPSRGGQTGGGGGGAPRARRDLYEVLGVPATATAAQIKTAYYEQSFRYHPDRNAGSAAAAARFAAVSEAYRVLGSAALRRKYDRGLLSAEDLRGAPPPPPRPRAPAPPPPRPPATARRWPVPPPFDFDAFYRAHYGQQLEREQVLRAQREKLRLLREEAAAQGRFRLLSDLSVAFLLVLGFAVLYGLK from the coding sequence ATGGAGCCGGCCGCGCTGGGCCGCCTGCGGCGCCTCCTgcccgccgcctcccgggcCCCGCGGCTCGGCCGCGCCCTGGCGCCGTCCCGCGGCGGGCAgacgggcggcggcggcggcggagctCCGCGGGCGCGCCGCGACCTGTACGAGGTGCTGGGGGTCCCGGCCACGGCGACGGCGGCGCAGATCAAGACGGCGTACTACGAGCAGTCGTTCCGCTACCACCCCGACCGCAACGCCGGcagcgctgccgccgccgcccgcttCGCCGCCGTTAGCGAGGCCTACCGGGTGCTGGGCAGCGCTGCCCTACGCCGTAAGTACGACCGCGGCCTCCTCAGCGCCGAGGACCTGcgcggcgccccgccgcccccgccccggccccgtgccccggccccgccgccgccccggccccccgccaCCGCCCGCCGTTGGCCCGTTCCCCCGCCCTTCGACTTCGACGCCTTCTACCGAGCGCACTAcgggcagcagctggagcggGAGCAGGTGCTGCGGGCGCAGCGGGAGAAGCTGCGCCTCCTCCGGGAGGAGGCAGCGGCCCAGGGACGCTTCCGGCTCCTCTCCGACCTCTCCGTTGCATTCCTCCTCGTGCTGGGTTTTGCTGTCCTCTACGGCCTCAAGTGA
- the VPS37D gene encoding vacuolar protein sorting-associated protein 37D isoform X1, with the protein MSRPPAPTGSPRRFGALSTAQLRALLQDELRLQRAARLSRKFQSLQLEREMCLASNCALARVNLSLRPRLEDGKASLAIKYQELQEIREACWEKQQCLAPSLPNTEAYLKKWSPQSALGQLQAKLDASEAESETQVERFLAQDLPLDSFLESFHQSRTRSHICQTQLEKLQELLRKDQAGRDAVGLVGRPGALTSLAPARLAPLRSGVAPKAFDLSYGFVPTFLIPLEAVVPFAMPAVPPRSHLPALEHQPASPCSEISSPVSPLHLVRHVPLLSPQPFCRQQQLQDQKQDQEPPHR; encoded by the exons ATGTCCCGGCCCCCGGCGCCGACCGGCTCCCCGCGCCGCTTCGGGGCGCTCAGCACCGCGCAGCTCCGCGCCCTGCTGCAGGACGAGCTCCGGCTGCAGCGCGCCGCCCGCCTCAGCAGGAAG TTTCAGAGTCTGCAGCTGGAGCGGGAGATGTGTTTGGCTTCAAACTGCGCCCTGGCCAGGGTGAACCTCTCCCTGCGCCCGCGGCTGGAGGATGGGAAGGCTTCCCTAGCCATCAAGTatcaggagctgcaggagataAGAGAGGCGTGttgggagaagcagcagtgcctgg CCCCATCCCTTCCCAACACAGAAGCGTACCTGAAGAAGTGGAGCCCACAGAGTGCCCTGGGCCAGCTCCAAGCCAAGCTCGATGCCTCTGAGGCAGAGTCGGAG ACACAGGTAGAGCGGTTCCTGGCCCAGGATCTGCCCCTCGATTCCTTTCTGGAGTCCTTCCACCAGAGCCGCACACGCTCCCACATCTGCCAGACGCAGCTGGAGaaactgcaggagctgctgcggAAGGACCAGGCGGGCAGGGACGCTGTGGGCCTCGTGGGGCGCCCAGGTGCCCTGACTAGCCTGGCACCAGCCCGCCTTGCCCCGTTGCGGAGTGGAGTAGCCCCCAAAGCTTTCGATCTCTCTTACGGCTTTGTGCCCACCTTTCTCATCCCCTTGGAGGCCGTTGTGCCCTTTGCCATGCCAGCTGTGCCTCCCAGAAGCCATCTCCCAGCCCTGGAACACcagccagcatctccctgctctGAAATCTCCAGCCCAGTCTCACCCCTGCACCTCGTCAGACACGTCCCTttgctcagcccccagcccttctgcaggcagcagcaactGCAAGACCAGAAGCAAGACCAGGAGCCTCCACACCGTtag
- the VPS37D gene encoding vacuolar protein sorting-associated protein 37D isoform X2, with product MSRPPAPTGSPRRFGALSTAQLRALLQDELRLQRAARLSRKFQSLQLEREMCLASNCALARVNLSLRPRLEDGKASLAIKYQELQEIREACWEKQQCLEAYLKKWSPQSALGQLQAKLDASEAESETQVERFLAQDLPLDSFLESFHQSRTRSHICQTQLEKLQELLRKDQAGRDAVGLVGRPGALTSLAPARLAPLRSGVAPKAFDLSYGFVPTFLIPLEAVVPFAMPAVPPRSHLPALEHQPASPCSEISSPVSPLHLVRHVPLLSPQPFCRQQQLQDQKQDQEPPHR from the exons ATGTCCCGGCCCCCGGCGCCGACCGGCTCCCCGCGCCGCTTCGGGGCGCTCAGCACCGCGCAGCTCCGCGCCCTGCTGCAGGACGAGCTCCGGCTGCAGCGCGCCGCCCGCCTCAGCAGGAAG TTTCAGAGTCTGCAGCTGGAGCGGGAGATGTGTTTGGCTTCAAACTGCGCCCTGGCCAGGGTGAACCTCTCCCTGCGCCCGCGGCTGGAGGATGGGAAGGCTTCCCTAGCCATCAAGTatcaggagctgcaggagataAGAGAGGCGTGttgggagaagcagcagtgcctgg AAGCGTACCTGAAGAAGTGGAGCCCACAGAGTGCCCTGGGCCAGCTCCAAGCCAAGCTCGATGCCTCTGAGGCAGAGTCGGAG ACACAGGTAGAGCGGTTCCTGGCCCAGGATCTGCCCCTCGATTCCTTTCTGGAGTCCTTCCACCAGAGCCGCACACGCTCCCACATCTGCCAGACGCAGCTGGAGaaactgcaggagctgctgcggAAGGACCAGGCGGGCAGGGACGCTGTGGGCCTCGTGGGGCGCCCAGGTGCCCTGACTAGCCTGGCACCAGCCCGCCTTGCCCCGTTGCGGAGTGGAGTAGCCCCCAAAGCTTTCGATCTCTCTTACGGCTTTGTGCCCACCTTTCTCATCCCCTTGGAGGCCGTTGTGCCCTTTGCCATGCCAGCTGTGCCTCCCAGAAGCCATCTCCCAGCCCTGGAACACcagccagcatctccctgctctGAAATCTCCAGCCCAGTCTCACCCCTGCACCTCGTCAGACACGTCCCTttgctcagcccccagcccttctgcaggcagcagcaactGCAAGACCAGAAGCAAGACCAGGAGCCTCCACACCGTtag
- the LOC102055138 gene encoding fibrinogen-like protein 1-like protein, whose product MISFFFFQSLPISASQRLCLLPFTCLLTLAASFPVLDIQNFYLFNGTLEDIMNIPLESSQPDHGGNHVRQVRDIAPHPPAGHGWPKDCSEIPAGSRSGVYIIQPKGLHHLVVYCEMNVTHGGWTVIQRNQKDTSVTWAESWSTYKYGFGNVRSEYWLGTEYIYQIAKQKVYQVRFIIQDSTDNISFADYNLFSLEDESHGYRLRLGSYTGTAGDAMTSDNPKTMHDNMKFSTKDRDQDTYSKNCAYSYEGGWWYSACYSVRVNFKGGMTWGNLCKGNCKSSLILIKPASYC is encoded by the exons ATgatctctttcttctttttccaatCTCTTCCCATTTCAGCTAGCCAGCGCCTTTGTCTCCTGCCCTTCACCTGCCTGCTGACTCTGGCAGCATCTTTTCCTGTCCTTGACATACAAAACTTCTATCTCTTCAATGGCACACTGGAGGATATCATGAACATTCCCCTAGAGTCCTCCCAGCCTG ATCATGGTGGCAATCATGTTCGACAGGTCAGAGACATTGCCCCCCACCCACCGGCAGGCCACG GTTGGCCCAAGGACTGCAGCGAGATCCCTGCTGGCAGCCGCAGCGGTGTCTACATCATCCAGCCAAAAGGGCTCCACCACCTTGTGGTGTACTGTGAAATGAATGTGACACATGGGGGCTGGACGGTCATCCAGAGGAACCAGAAAGACACATCAGTCACCTGGGCCGAGTCCTGGAGCACCTACAAGTACGGCTTTGGGAATGTGCGCAGTGAGTACTGGCTGGGCACTGAGTACATCTATCAGATCGCCAAGCAGAAGGTCTACCAGGTCAGGTTTATCATCCAGGACTCTACAGACAACATCAGTTTCGCAGACTACAACCTCTTCAGCCTGGAAGATGAGTCCCATGGCTACCGGCTGAGGCTGGGCTCCTATACAGGGACAGCGGGGGATGCCATGACCTCAGACAATCCCAAGACCATGCACGACAACATGAAGTTCTCCACAAAGGATCGGGATCAGGACACTTACAGTAAAAACTGTGCCTACAGCTATGAGGGTGGGTGGTGGTACTCTGCATGCTATTCTGTACGGGTGAATTTCAAGGGTGGTATGACATGGGGCAACCTGTGCAAAGGGAACTGCAAATCCTCCCTTATCCTCATCAAACCAGCTTCATATTGTTAG